One window of Delphinus delphis chromosome 12, mDelDel1.2, whole genome shotgun sequence genomic DNA carries:
- the RSAD2 gene encoding S-adenosylmethionine-dependent nucleotide dehydratase RSAD2, with protein sequence MWMLVPVSFTLKLLSAFVQHLGSMWSSLGTLFPRLSTAFWLAGGQKSQQQRGRRKPRKPSREDKEDRDLPITPISVNYHFTRQCNYKCGFCFHTAKTSFVLPLAEAKRGLQLLKEAGMEKINFSGGEPFLHDRGRYLGQLVKFCKQELQLPSVSIVSNGSLIRESWFQKYGEYLDILAISCDSFDEQVNVLIGRGQGNKNHVENLQKLRTWCQDYRVAFKINSVINRYNVDEDMTEQIKALNPIRWKVFQCLIIEGENSGEDALREAEPFVISDEEFEAFLDRHKDVPCLVPESNQKMRDSYLILDEYMRFVNCRNGRKDPSTSILDVGVEEAIKFSGFDEKMFLKRGGKYVWSKADLKLDW encoded by the exons ATGTGGATGCTGGTACCCGTGTCATTCACTCTCAAGCTGCTGAGCGCCTTCGTGCAGCACCTGGGCTCCATGTGGAGCAGCCTGGGGACCCTGTTCCCCCGGCTCAGTACAGCATTCTGGCTGGCAGGGGGCCAGAAGAGCCAGCAGCAGCGGGGCAGGAGAAAACCAAGGAAGCCCAGCAGGGAAGACAAAGAGGACCGCGATCTGCCCATCACCCCCATCAGCGTAAATTATCACTTCACTCGCCAGTGCAATTACAAGTGTGGCTTCTGCTTCCACACGGCCAAAACGTCCTTCGTGCTGCCGCTGGCGGAGGCCAAGAGAGGCTTGCAGCTGCTGAAGGAAGCGG GTATGGAAAAGATCAACTTCTCCGGTGGGGAGCCATTCCTCCACGACCGGGGCAGATACCTTGGCCAGCTGGTGAAGTTCTGCAAACAGGAGCTGCAACTGCCCAGCGTGAGCATAGTGAGCAACGGGAGCCTGATCCGGGAGAGTTGGTTCCAGAAGTACG GGGAATATTTGGACATTCTCGCCATCTCCTGCGACAGCTTTGACGAGCAGGTCAATGTCCTTATTGGCCGTGGTCAAGGAAACAAGAACCACGTGGAAAATCTCCAAAAATTGAGGACGTGGTGCCAAGATTACAGAGTGGCCTTCAAGATAAATTCTGTCATCAATCGATACAATGTGGACGAGGACATGACGGAACAGATTAAAGCCCTGAACCCCATCCGCTGGAAG GTCTTCCAATGCCTCATAATTGAAGGTGAGAATTCTGGAGAAGATGCTCTGAGAGAAGCAGAACCGTTCGTGATAAGTGATGAAGAGTTTGAAGCGTTCTTGGACCGCCACAAAGACGTGCCCTGCCTGGTGCCCGAGTCTAACCAGAAG atgagAGATTCCTACCTTATTCTGGATGAATAT ATGCGCTTCGTGAACTGCAGAAACGGGCGGAAGGATCCTTCCACGTCCATCCTGGATGTTGGCGTAGAAGAAGCTATAAAATTCAGCGGCTTTGATGAAAAGATGTTTCTCAAGCGAGGAGGGAAATACGTATGGAGCAAGGCGGACCTGAAGCTGGACTGGTAA